Proteins co-encoded in one Ruegeria sp. HKCCD4315 genomic window:
- the lptB gene encoding LPS export ABC transporter ATP-binding protein codes for MAGPSLTLAEGSSGLRIEKLRKSYRKKTVIRDVSMTLDRSEVVALLGPNGSGKTTTFYSVAGLVFPEAGKVTIDGQNVTTLPMYRRARLGIGYLPQEMSIFRGMSVEDNIAAVLDITVPHAHRRKERLEELLSDFSIEHLRRAPALALSGGERRRVEIARCLAADPKYLLLDEPFAGVDPISVGDIRHLVADLKKRGIGVLITDHNVRETLEIVDRAYILHDGQVLMSGTPDEVVENENVRRVYLGENFRIS; via the coding sequence ATGGCGGGTCCGAGCCTGACATTGGCCGAAGGCAGTTCAGGCCTGCGCATCGAGAAGCTGCGAAAATCTTACCGGAAAAAGACGGTTATTCGCGATGTCTCGATGACGCTGGACCGGTCCGAGGTCGTAGCGCTTTTGGGGCCGAACGGGTCAGGCAAGACCACGACCTTCTATTCCGTCGCAGGGCTTGTGTTTCCCGAAGCAGGTAAAGTGACAATTGATGGTCAGAACGTCACAACTCTGCCGATGTATCGGCGTGCACGCTTGGGGATCGGCTATTTGCCGCAGGAAATGTCGATTTTCCGCGGTATGAGTGTCGAAGACAACATTGCCGCTGTATTGGACATTACGGTTCCGCACGCACACAGGCGTAAGGAACGCCTGGAAGAACTGTTGTCGGATTTTTCCATAGAACATTTGCGCCGCGCGCCCGCTTTGGCCCTGTCCGGTGGTGAACGCCGCCGTGTCGAGATCGCGCGCTGTTTGGCGGCCGATCCGAAATATCTGTTGTTGGACGAACCTTTTGCAGGGGTTGATCCGATCAGTGTCGGGGATATACGACATCTGGTGGCCGACCTCAAAAAACGGGGAATCGGTGTGCTGATCACGGATCACAACGTCCGGGAAACGCTGGAAATTGTGGATCGCGCCTATATCCTGCATGACGGCCAGGTGCTGATGTCCGGCACGCCCGACGAAGTTGTCGAAAACGAGAATGTGCGTCGGGTCTATTTGGGCGAAAACTTCCGTATTTCATAG
- a CDS encoding LptA/OstA family protein codes for MAFGSANADPSLPVEVTSETLNVNQEDGSAEFIGNVIVVQGEMRLTAERVLVIYNQERSAIERMEATENVVLVSPPDAAEGDWAEYTIDSGVIVMKGNVLLTQGPSVISGDQMNANLTTGKATMTGRVKTILQQGNN; via the coding sequence GTGGCCTTTGGTTCTGCAAATGCCGACCCAAGCCTGCCGGTTGAGGTGACTTCGGAGACATTGAACGTCAATCAGGAAGATGGATCTGCCGAGTTCATTGGCAATGTCATCGTTGTGCAAGGCGAAATGCGGCTTACGGCGGAACGTGTTCTGGTGATCTACAACCAGGAACGCTCGGCCATTGAACGGATGGAAGCGACCGAAAACGTGGTTCTGGTCAGCCCACCGGACGCAGCCGAAGGGGATTGGGCAGAGTACACAATCGATTCCGGTGTGATTGTGATGAAGGGCAATGTCCTTCTGACGCAGGGACCCAGCGTCATCAGTGGCGATCAGATGAACGCTAATCTGACAACAGGCAAGGCGACCATGACCGGGCGGGTCAAAACGATCTTGCAGCAGGGCAACAACTGA
- the lptC gene encoding LPS export ABC transporter periplasmic protein LptC → MDRYSRMVQFLKVLLPLAAIVLLSTVFLLSRSIETNVSVPFAQNDIDERLAQQVVTQPNYQGTTRKGEDVHIEATQATQGNENATPTASEFRGRFGLLSGGTILLDSNSGLIRPDEGTATFVGDVVITTADGLQVTTDLLNTSLDEIRGDTPGQVNGTGPIGNFSAGRMTFGTEKKDGPVHIVFTDGVKLIYEPEKAER, encoded by the coding sequence GTGGACAGATATTCCCGCATGGTGCAGTTCCTGAAGGTGCTGTTGCCGCTTGCGGCGATTGTCTTGCTTTCCACCGTCTTCTTGCTGTCCCGCAGTATCGAAACAAATGTATCTGTGCCGTTCGCGCAAAATGACATCGATGAACGGCTGGCGCAGCAAGTTGTAACTCAGCCAAACTATCAGGGGACCACGCGCAAGGGTGAGGACGTTCATATCGAGGCAACGCAAGCGACGCAGGGCAACGAGAACGCGACCCCGACTGCCTCAGAATTCCGTGGCCGGTTTGGCTTGCTGAGCGGTGGAACGATACTGCTGGACTCCAACTCGGGTTTAATCCGCCCTGACGAAGGCACAGCCACTTTTGTCGGCGACGTGGTGATCACCACCGCTGACGGGCTTCAGGTCACAACCGATCTACTCAACACATCTTTGGATGAAATCCGCGGCGACACACCGGGACAGGTGAATGGTACCGGGCCGATCGGCAACTTTTCCGCCGGGCGCATGACTTTTGGGACGGAAAAAAAGGATGGTCCGGTCCATATTGTTTTTACAGATGGTGTGAAGCTGATATACGAGCCTGAAAAGGCAGAAAGATAA